In the genome of Bosea sp. ANAM02, the window TCGCGGTCGGCTGCGGCGTGCACCGCTGGCTCAACATGCCGGTGGAGCGGATCGCGCGGCCGCGCGTGCAGCGCTGGTACGATATGCTCTTCGCAAGGCCGGCGGCGCAGGCCGCCTTGCCGTTGCCGATCGCGTGATGTCGCAACGCGGCGCTTGATCGAGGCGCTGCCGCAGGCATGATGACGACATGAGCGCTTTTCGGACGATCCTGCTTCTGTGCAGCCTCGCAGCGACGGCTCCGGCGGTCGCGCAGACCTCGCCGACGCTGCGGACCGACCTCGCGGTCCTGTCCGGTTGCCTGCGCGACAGCGGCTCTTCGCCCTCGGCCTGCATCGGCGCGGTGGCGGTGGCCTGCGTGCGCGCCGCCAGCAACGATCCGCGCGGCGCGGAAGCCGGCTGTGCCCGGCGTGAGGAGGCCGCCTGGCGTCAGCGTCTGACGATCGCCCTGCAGATGACGGGCCGCCGGCTCGACGCCGGCCAGCGCAGCCGCCTCGCGGCGCTGCAACTCGCCTGGGAGAGCTATGTCACCCAGAAATGCGCCTTCTACGGCGCGACCCAGCGCGAGGCCCTGCAGGCCGGGCGACAGGCCGGCTGCGAATTGCGCGAGGTCGCCGGTCGCGCGATCGAGCTCGCGAAAGTCCTGCCGCAGGCTGCCGGGCGACGCCCGCAATCGCCGCCGCGGATCATTCGGTGAAACGGGGCGACGCACAGGGCTTGCGAGCGTCCCGCCGCGTCATGCTCGGGCTTGACCCGACCATCTCTGGCCGGG includes:
- a CDS encoding lysozyme inhibitor LprI family protein, with translation MSAFRTILLLCSLAATAPAVAQTSPTLRTDLAVLSGCLRDSGSSPSACIGAVAVACVRAASNDPRGAEAGCARREEAAWRQRLTIALQMTGRRLDAGQRSRLAALQLAWESYVTQKCAFYGATQREALQAGRQAGCELREVAGRAIELAKVLPQAAGRRPQSPPRIIR